The Haloferax volcanii DS2 DNA segment ACGGGATTCTCGTAGACCGCAAGAGTGAGCGAGATACGTCAAAGACGTGTTCGTGCTGTGGGCGGAAGCGTGAGGCGAAGCGCGTGGAGCGTGGGTTGTACGTCTGTGAGTCGTGCGGTGTGACGATGAACGCGGACGTGAACGGTGCGGTCAACATTCGCAGAAAGATAACTCAGAATCCTCCGACGGAGGATATGAGTAACGGTCGTTTGGCACGGCCAGTAGCCTACCTGTTCACTCAAACCTCGGGGCGTTTTGCACCGAGCGAGCAGGCGGGTTGCAAACCCTAATATCCCAACTGCGGTCGGGATTCCCGCGTTGACGAGACGCTCTGCGTCTCGTTCGCACACCAGAACACTCTGCGTTCTGGGGACGTCTTTAGGCACGGGAGGATGTCAAATCTCGTCAGTATGGTCCTCGAAGGCGTCGTCGTGAGGGTGGTCGCTCGCGCGGGTGACACGCCCCATCCGAGCCGTCCCATTCAAGTCGGTTCGGTTGGACGCGCGAACATGGACGAGCGACTCGACTCCCGAGCAGACCGACTCGACGCGTATCTCGCAGACCGCGACCTCGAAGCGGTCTGGTTCGCCCGACCGAACTCTTTCGCGTGGCTCCTCGGCGGCGACAACGTCGTCGACCGCGACTCGCCGTTGGGCGTCGCCGCCGCCGGCTACGACGGCGACGAGTTCCACGTCGTGACGGACAACATCGAAGCGACCCGCCTGCTCCACGAGGAACTGCCCCACGAGGACGTTCGCGTCCACCGCTTCCAGTGGTACGAGGGCTCGCTGGCGTCCGGCGTCGAGTCGGTCTCACCGACCCCCGCCGCCGCCGACTTCGACGTGCCCGGTTTCGAGGACGTGGACGCCGCGGCTGTCCGCCAGCCGCTTTCCGACGCCGACATCGAGGCCTACCGCGAACTCGGCCGCGACGCGGCGAGCGCGGTCGAGCGGGTCTGTCGCGAACTCGCGCCGGGCGACACCGAACACGAGGTCGCCTCCGGTCTGAAAGTCACGCTCAGCGCGATGGGCATCGAAGCGCCGGTCGTGCTCGTCGGGGGCGGACGACGCGCCCAGAACTACCGCCACTACACGCCCAAACAGGAGGAACTCGGTGACTACGCGCTCGTCTCGGTGACGGCTCAGCGCGGCGGCCTCTACGCGAGTTGCACGCGGACCGTCGCGTTCGACGCGCCCGAGTGGCTCGAAACCCGCCACGAGGGGGCGATGCAGGTCGAGACGGAGGCGCTGGCGGCGACCCGAAAGGCCGCCGCGGAGGGCGGTACTGCGGGCGACGTGTTCGACGCCATTCGCGACGCCTACGACTCGGTTGGCGAGTCCGAAGAGTGGCTGAACCACCATCAAGGCGGCGCGGCCGGGTTCGCCGGCCGCGAGTGGTTCGCCACGCCCGACGCCGACGACGAAGTCCACGCGCCGATGGGCTACGCCTACAACCCGACCATTCAGGGCGCAAAGAGCGAGGGAACCGCGCTCGTCACTGACGAGGGCGTCGAGCCGCTGACCATGACCGGCCGCTGGCCGACCCGGACCGTGACCGACGCCGACGAGACGGTCGAACTCGAACGGCCGGAAATTCTTCACATCGAACCGGAGTAATTTTTCGAGCGGAGCGGCGTCGATTCGTCGCCGCGACCTCGCCGCCGTCCGTCGGGGGTTCGACTATTGTCGAAGTCAAAATTCGACGTTGTTGAATAGCTTTTTGCCCCCTGCGTGAGGACGTGTGGGTCATGGGACTGGACGACGACTCACGGAAATATCACAGACAGGACCCGCCCGGAAAAATCGAGATAGCGACGACGAAGCCGACGAACACACAGCGCGACCTGAGTCTGGCGTACTCGCCGGGCGTGGCCGCGCCGTGTCTCGACATCGCGGAGGACGAAGACGCCGCCTACGAGTACACCGCGAAGGGCAACCTCGTCGGCGTTGTTTCCAACGGCTCCGCCGTCCTCGGGCTGGGGGACATCGGGGCGCAGGCGTCGAAGCCGGTGATGGAGGGCAAGGGCGTGCTGTTCAAGCGCTTCGCCGACATCGACGTGTTCGACGTCGAACTCGACATCGCCGACGTGGACGACTTCGTGGCGGCGACGAAGGCGATGGAGCCGACGTTCGGCGGCATCAACTTAGAGGACATCAAGGCCCCGGAGTGTTTCGAAATCGAACGACAGCTCCGGGAACAGATGGATATCCCCGTGTTCCACGACGACCAACACGGCACGGCCATCATCTCCGGGGCGGCGCTTTTGAACGCCGCCGACATCGTGGACAAGGACCTCGACGAACTCGACATCGTCTTTTCGGGGGCGGGCGCGTCCGCGCTCGCGACGGCGCGGTTCTACGTCTCCCTCGGCGCGAAAAAGGAGAACATCACGATGTGCGACTCCTCGGGCATCATCACCGAGTCGCGCGTCGAGGACGGCGACGTGAACAAGTACAAAGCCGAGTTCGCCAAGCCGGTCGACGAGGGCTCGCTGTCGGACGCGATGGAGGGTGCGGACGTGCTCGCGGGGCTCTCGGTCGGCGGCATCGTCAGTCAGGAGATGGTGCGGTCGATGGCCGACAACCCGGTCATCTTCGCCATGGCGAACCCGGACCCCGAAATCACCTACGAGGACGCGAAGGACGCCCGCGACGACACGGTTATCATGGCCACGGGTCGCTCTGACTACCCGAATCAGGTGAACAACGTCCTCGGGTTCCCCTTCATCTTCCGCGGCGCGCTCGACGTGCGCGCGACCGAGATTAACGAGGCGATGAAGCGCGCCGCCGCCGAGGCGCTCGCCGAACTCGCCCGCCAGGACGTGCCCGACGCGGTCGTCAAGGCCTACGGCGACCACCCGCTCCAGTTCGGTGCCGACTACGTCATCCCCAAGCCGCTGGACCCCCGCGTGCTGTTCGAAGTCGCCCCCGCGGTCGCGCAGGCGGCGATGACCTCCGGCGCGGCCCGCGAGCGCCTCGACATGAACGCGTACCGCGAGGAGTTGGAAGCCCGCCTCGGGAAGTCCCGCGAGATGATGCGCGTCGTCCTCAACAAGGCGAAGTCGAACCCAAAGCGGGTCGCCCTCGCGGAGGGCGAAGACGAGAAGATGATTCGCGCCGCCTACCAGATGCAGGAGGAGGGTATCGCCGAACCCATCCTCGTCGGAGAGACGACGA contains these protein-coding regions:
- a CDS encoding M24 family metallopeptidase, which translates into the protein MDERLDSRADRLDAYLADRDLEAVWFARPNSFAWLLGGDNVVDRDSPLGVAAAGYDGDEFHVVTDNIEATRLLHEELPHEDVRVHRFQWYEGSLASGVESVSPTPAAADFDVPGFEDVDAAAVRQPLSDADIEAYRELGRDAASAVERVCRELAPGDTEHEVASGLKVTLSAMGIEAPVVLVGGGRRAQNYRHYTPKQEELGDYALVSVTAQRGGLYASCTRTVAFDAPEWLETRHEGAMQVETEALAATRKAAAEGGTAGDVFDAIRDAYDSVGESEEWLNHHQGGAAGFAGREWFATPDADDEVHAPMGYAYNPTIQGAKSEGTALVTDEGVEPLTMTGRWPTRTVTDADETVELERPEILHIEPE
- a CDS encoding NADP-dependent malic enzyme; this encodes MGLDDDSRKYHRQDPPGKIEIATTKPTNTQRDLSLAYSPGVAAPCLDIAEDEDAAYEYTAKGNLVGVVSNGSAVLGLGDIGAQASKPVMEGKGVLFKRFADIDVFDVELDIADVDDFVAATKAMEPTFGGINLEDIKAPECFEIERQLREQMDIPVFHDDQHGTAIISGAALLNAADIVDKDLDELDIVFSGAGASALATARFYVSLGAKKENITMCDSSGIITESRVEDGDVNKYKAEFAKPVDEGSLSDAMEGADVLAGLSVGGIVSQEMVRSMADNPVIFAMANPDPEITYEDAKDARDDTVIMATGRSDYPNQVNNVLGFPFIFRGALDVRATEINEAMKRAAAEALAELARQDVPDAVVKAYGDHPLQFGADYVIPKPLDPRVLFEVAPAVAQAAMTSGAARERLDMNAYREELEARLGKSREMMRVVLNKAKSNPKRVALAEGEDEKMIRAAYQMQEEGIAEPILVGETTTILRKAEELGLDFDPTIANPRDGEWDHYVDRLYELRQRKGVTNSEAEELVRRDSNYFASVMVEVGDADAMLTGLTHHYPSALRPPLQIIGTADDADYAAGVYMMTFKNRVVFCADTTVNLDPDEEVLAEITKHTADLARQFNVEPRAALLSYSNFGSVTNEGTRKPRDAAALLQDDPEVDFPVDGEMQADTALVEDILEGTYDFAELDGPANVLVFPNLEAGNIGYKLLQRLGGAEAIGPMLVGMDKPVHVLQRGDEVKDIVNLAATAVVDAQEE